GTCCGAACGCGTGGAACCGTTCCTGCCCGTGTCCCGCGTGGAAAAGCTGGAGGACGGCCAGTTCTTCCTGAGCTACGACCATCCCAAATCCATCGGGTACGTGGCTCCGTTCTACGGCAACTTCGCGGTCTACCTGAAGGCCTACGCCTACATGCTGCGCCTTGGCGGCACCGGTCTGCGCCGCGCCTCGGAACACGCGGTGCTGGCCGCCAACTACATGCGCAAACGGCTGGAGGACCATTTCGAGGTTCCCTACAACCGCATCTGCATGCACGAATTCGTCATGTCCGCAGTCAAACAGGCGGAAAACGGCGTGCGCGCCCTTGACGTGGCCAAGGCCCTGCTCGACATGGGCTACCACGCCCCGACCATCTACTTTCCGCTCATCGTCAAGGAATGCCTGATGATCGAGCCGACCGAAACCGAAAACAAGGCCACCCTCGACAAGTTCGTGGACGACCTCATCGCCATTGCCGAACTGGCGGAAACCGATCCCGAGGCCGTGCAGGCCGCGCCGGTGAATCTGCCGGTGTCCCGTCTGGACGAAACCCATGCGGCCCGGGCAATGGAGTTGACCGATGACCTATGATCTCGTGGTGCTGGGCGCAGGCCCGGGCGGATACGATTGCGCGTGCGAAGCCGCGGAACTCGGCCTCAAGGTCGCCCTTGTCGAAAAGGACAAAGTGGGCGGCACCTGCCTGAATTGGGGCTGCGTTCCCACCAAGCTCTTTCTCGGCGCCACCCATGCCGTGGAAGAGCTGGCCGGACAGGCCAGAATCAAGGTCGCATCCGGCGAGATCAGGGTGGATTTCGCAGCCCTCCAGAAACGCAAGGAAAAGCTGCTGGCAGGCACACGCAAGGCCATGATCCAGCGGCTCGGTTTCCTTGGCGTGGAGTACGTGGAAGGCCCGGGCCGAATCGTTTCGCCCGGAGCCGTGGAGGTCCGCACCGAAGTGGGCGACGAAACCCTGCACTACCGCAAGCTGGTGGTGGCAACGGGCTCCAGACCCATCTTCTTTCCGGGCATGGAACCGGACGGAAAGGCCGTGCTGGACTCGAACATGTTCCTCGACCTTGAAGCAATGCCCGAATCCCTTGTGGTGATCGGCGCAGGCTTCATCGGGCTGGAAATGGCTCAGGCCGCGCATCGGTTCGGCGCGAAGATCCATGTGGTGGACGCCATGGACCGTGTGGCTCCGGCCGAGCACCCCGAGGTGTCCAAGGCGCTCCAATCCATGTTCAAACGCTGGAAATGGGACGTGCGCACCGGCGTTCGCGTGGCCTCGGTCAAGACCGTGGACGGCAAGGCCGTGCTCACGCTGGATTCCGGCGACGTGATCGAGGCGGAAAAGGCGCTGGTGGCCGTGGGACGCGGCCCGGTGTCCGACTCCATCGGTCTGGAACAGGCCGGGGTAACGCTGGAACGCGGATTCATCAAGGTGGACGGGCAGCTGCGCGCCACGGACGACATCTATGCCATTGGCGACGTGAACGGCATGATCCAGCTCGCCCATGCAGCGAGCCATCAGGCGCATTACGCGGCCATGCACGCGGCGGGCAGGACCGACGAGCCCTATGCGTCCGGCCCGGTGCCCTCCGTATTGTACGGCGCCCCCGAGGCCATGCGCGTGGGCAGGATGCCAAGCGATCTGAAAGGCTCCGACTGCAAGGTCTCCACCTTCATGCTTGCGGCCAATCCCATGGCGCAGGCCCATGCCGCCACGCAGGGATTCGTCAAGGTAATCTGGTCCGAAGGCCGGGTCGTGGGCATCACGGCGGTCGGGCATGATGTATCCCGGCTCACCACACCATCGACCATGATCGTGCATGCGAGCTGGACGCGCGACGACATTCACCGTATTGTCTTCCCGCACCCGTCCCTGGACGAAGCCCTGATGGGCGCGCTCAAGGCGGAACAGAAATGATGTTCGGGCGGGGAAGACAACTTCCCCGCCTTTTTTCCAATCCTTTTACAACAATTCCAAGTCAATCCGACATGATAACCCTGAACATCCCCGGCCAAGAATCGCCTCTGGAAATCGACCATCTCGTTCTGGACTTCAACGGCACCATTGCCTGCGACGGCCAAATCATTCCGGGCGTACGCGAACTTCTTGCGCGTTGCGCCAGACACCTGACCATTCACGTGATCACGGCGGACACCAACGGTCATGCCCGCACGGAACTGGCCGGAATCGACTGCACGTTCACCAGAATTCCGGACAATGATCAGGATCAGGCCAAACTCGATTTCGTGAAGCAGCTCGGCGCAACAAGCTGCGCCTGCATCGGCAATGGCAGAAACGACCGGCTCATGCTCCGGGAAGCCGCTCTGGGCATGGCCGTGCTTCAGGCCGAAGGCGCGTTTCCCGCCACCCTGCTGGACGCGGACGCAATATTCCCGTCCATCCTCGACGCCCTGAACAGCCTGCGCAAGACCAACCGACTTATCGCCACCCTGCGCAACTGATTTTTTCCTGCGGCGTATCCCCCACGTTTTGCAAAAAAACGCGTCCTGTGCCATTCTGGCGGACAATCGGGGGAATACGCCATGACAACTCGGGACCCAAGCAAGACCCTGCTCGTGACCATTGCGGGCATCGCGGCCACTGGTGGCCTGCTGTTCGGATTCGACACCGGCGTGATCTCGGGTGCCCTTCTCTTCATCAGGCAGGATTTCTCCCTTGGACCGACTGCTCAGGAATGGGTGGTCAGCGCCGTGCTGCTGGGCTGCATAGCCGGGGCCGCGACAAGCGGCAGGATCGCGGACACGCTGGGCCGCAGAAAGGTCATCATTGCCACGGCCGTGCTGTTCGCCGCAGGATCGATCTGGACCTCGGCTGCCACATCGATTCCCCTGCTCATTGCCGGACGCGTGGTCATCGGGCTGGCCATCGGCGTGGCCTCGTTCGCCGTGCCCCTGTACATCTCGGAAATCTCGCCACCGGCCCACCGCGGCGCACTCGTCTCCCTGAACCAACTTCTCATCACCATTGGCATCGTGGCCTCGTATCTGGTGGACGACCTGTTCGCAGGCGCAGCCCAGCCATGGCGGTACATGTTCCTTGCCGGAGTCGTTCCCGCAATCATTCTCGGTACCGGCATGCTCCTTCTGCCGGAAACGCCGCGCTGGCTCATGGAGCACGATCAGGAGGACAGGGCGCGGGCCGTGCTGGGCAAACTCCTGCCCCGCGAGGAAGCCGAAACCGAACTCGCTGCAATACGCGACTCCCTTGCCCGGGGTGAACACGGCACACTGCGCGACCTGCTGGCTCCGTGGATGCGGCCCGTGGTCGTCATCGGCGCGGGCATCATGTTCGTGCAACAGACCACGGGCATCAACACCGTGATCTACTACGCGCCCACCATCTTCGAAATGGCGGGATTCACCTCGGCAACAACCGCCATCACCGCGACCGTGGGCGTGGGGCTGGTCAACGTGTTCATGACCGTGGTGTCCATCCGGCTGGTGGACAGACTGGGCCGAAGACCTCTGCTCTCGGCCGGCCTTCTGGGCATGATTGTCAGCCTTGTTGTTCTGGCCCTTGCCTTCCAGTTCGAATCCGCCATGGGCACGGAACTCAAATGGGTGACCGTGGCCGCGCTGTTCGCCTACATCGGCTCGTTCGCGGTCAGCCTCGGCCCCATTGCTTGGCTGCTCATTGCGGAAATCTATCCTCTGCACATCCGGGGACTTGCCATGAGCCTCGCCACCCTGTGCAACTGGGTCTTCAACTTCGCCATTGCCTCCACCTTCCTGACCATCGTGGACTCGCTGGGCAAGGCAGGCGCATTCTGGCTCTATGCCGGAGTCGGCACACTGGGCTGGTTCTTCTGCCGGACATGGGTTCCCGAGACCAAAGGCGTACCTCTGGAACGACTGGAGTCCGATCTCAGGGCAGGCGTCCCGGCCCGCAATCTGGGCACGGGCAACTCACTATAATAACAGGATTTTCCTTCCTACCCATCCTTCCGGCCTGTACGGGGAACCGCACACCTGTTTCACCAGCCGCACACCGGCAATAGACAAGACTGCCCCCCAATTCCTTTTTACCATCAAAATTCCAGATACTTACACCATCCTCAACCCTTGTCTTTCCCCGGTACGAATCTTGATACTCACAAATGTCACAAATCGTGACAACCGCTTCCATCCAAAGGAGAAAAGGATGAAGATATCTGTGCGCGCCATGGTGCTGGCTCTGGCCATCACGGCTCTGGCCGTGACGGCCAATGCCACCACCACGGTTTATCCCACGGGAACGGTCCAGTACCAGCCCGACAAATGTTTCAATGGTTACACCCTGATCGGCGGCGGAATGCCCCGTCTCGTGGACATGAACGGCAATCTGGTCCATGCGTGGACCGGAGCCAACGGGTTCCCGGCCAAAATGCTCCCCGGCGGCCAGATTCTGACCACGGGAGAACGCTGGCAGGGCTACATCGATGACGGCATCTCCGTGAAGCAGCTTGACTGGGACAACAATATCGTCTGGGAATATCGAAAGAATCTGAAGGTGGACAAGGACCCCGGCAATCCGTCTCTGGGCAAGATGTGGATTTCCACCCAGCATCACGACCTGCAGCACAAGGGCAATCCGGTCTACTACGTGCCGGACCACAAATACCAGAAGCACAATGGCAAGACCCTGATTCTGGGACACAAGTGGCACGTCAACAGAAAGCTCAGCGACCACCTGCTCATGGACGACGCGATCTTCGAAATCGATGAAAACGGCAGAATTCTGTGGCAGTGGACCGCCTCGGACCACTTCGACGAATTCGGTTTCGACCAGGCCGCCCGCAAGGCCATCCGCGGATGGGAGCCCAAGCCCGGCGCGGAAAAGAATGGCTTCGACTGGTGGCATCAGAACTGCGCCACCTATCTCGGCCCCAACCCGTGGTACGACAGGGGCGACCAGCGCTTCCATCCCGACAACATCATTCTGGATTCCCGCGAGGCCAACGTTCTCTGCATCATCAGCAAGCGCACCGGCAAGGTGGTCTGGCGTCTCGGCCCGGACTATGTCCACGGCGAGGATGCCAAGGTCGGCCAGATCATCGGCCCCCACAACACGCACATGATCCCGCGCGGCCTGCCCGGCGAAGGCCACGTCATGGTCTATGACAATGGAGGTCAGGCCGGATACGGCGAGCCCAATGCCATGGGCCCCGACGGCATTGCCACGGTGCATCGCTTCTATTCCCGCGTGGTGGAAATCGATCCCATGACCAGGGAAGTGGTCTGGGAATACTCCATCAAGAGTCACAGAAAGCCGTGGAAACTCTTCGGACACACCGTGTTCAGCCCGTTCATCAGCTCGGCCCAACGTCTGCCCAACGGCAATACCCTGATCTGCGAGGGTGCGAGCGGCCGGTTCATCGAAGTGACCCGTGAAGGGGAAATCGTCTGGGAATACATCTCTCCGTATCCCGGCAACATTCCGGGCACCAACTATGTGTACCGCGCCTACCGCGTTCCCTACGAGTGGGCGCCCAAGGGGGTTCACGCTCCCGAGGTCGGAGTCACGCCTCCGGCCAACGGCAGCTTCCAGTTGCCCAACGACAACGGCGAACTGCCCAATGTCGGCAAGCTGACCGGCGGCAGCAGGCTTTCGAACGTCTCCATGAGCGAGGACGCCGAGGAGCCGGACGAGGAAGTCAACACCATGCCCGTCTACTAGGACCGAACGACGACAAACAGGCACGCCCCGGACCGGAAGGTCCGGGGCCGCTTTCTTTTGAATCCGCAGAATCACTCCTCGCCCGCAATCTCGTCACGCACAATGGCCTGGGAATAGGCCGCGTTGATGGCGGACTCGGTCAGAAAGCCGACCAGCCTGCCGCTGCTGCCCGAGGACAGAACCGGGAGCTGGGACACTCCATATTCCGTGATCCGGTCCAATGCATCCTGAAGCGTATCCCCGGTGGTCACGGTGGCCAGATCGCGCGTGGCAATGTCGTTGGCAATGACCAGCTTGAGCAGTCCCTCCTCATGCAGCAGGGGCCGAATGTCCCGAAACGAGATAACCCCGGTGAGACGCCCATCCTGCACCACGTGCAGATACGAGGCGTTCTCGGTCTTGAAGGTCCAGATGATCCGCTCCAGCGTCATGGTTTCCGGAATGGTCACCACCTTGGAATTCATGTGGTCCCTGACCAGTTCCCGCTGAAGCACGTTGCGCACGCGTCCGCCCTCGAGATCGATGCCGCGCCTGAGCAGCTTGGTGGTGTATATGGACGCCTTGCGGATGGTGGAATTCATGACCGTGGCCGTGATGCACGTCAGCATCAGGGGCAGGATGATGGAATAGTCCATGGTCATCTCGAAGATGATCAGAATTGCGGTGATGGGCGCATAGGTGGTTCCGGCCACCAATCCGCCCATGGCCACCAGAGCATAGGCCCCGGGCGAAGCGGTTATGCCCGGAAACGCGGCATGGACCAGCCAGCCGAACGCGCCCCCGGTCATGGCGCCGATGAACAGGGACGGCGCGAAAATGCCACCGGAACTCCCTGATCCCAGCGTGATGGACGAGGCCAGAATCTTGGCCCAGATCAGACCGAACAGCAGCCAAAAGCCCATGTCGTTGGTCAGGGACAGATTCATGGCTCCGTAGCCCACCCCGAAAATCTCGGGCACGAACACGATGAGCACGCCGAGCAGTCCGCCGCCAATGGCGGGCTTGATCCAGTCCGGCAGCCACTTCATCGCGTCGAATCCATCCTCCAGCTTGTACAGGAGCGTGGTGAAACTCAGGGCAACCAGCCCGGTCACCACGCCCAGCACCAGATAGAACAGGAATTCCCAATGCGAGACAATGGTGTATTCCGGAATGACGAACGCGGGAAAATCACCGAAATAATGACGGGAAATGGCCGTTGCCGTAACCGAGGACAACACCACTGGTGAAAACTGCATCACCCCGAAATCCCCGATGATGATCTCCAGAGCGAACAGCACGCCCGCAATGGGCGCGTTGAACGTGGCCGCAATGCCTGCAGCGGCTCCGCACCCGACCATGGTGCGCATGTAGGCCGTGGGCACCTTGAACAGCTGCCCCACTGTGGAGCCGATGGACGCGCCTATCTGGACCATGGGGCCTTCCCGACCCACGGACCCGCCCGACCCGATGGTCACGGCGGACGCGAATATCTTGGCCCCGGCCACGCGCTTGCGGATGCGCCCGTCGCGCAGGGCAATGGCCTGCATGACCTCGGGCACGCCATGCCCCTTGGCCTCGGAAGCGAAATAGCTGACTACGAGCCCCACGATCACACCACCCAGAATGGGCATGGTCAGCTTCATCCACACCGGCACCTGTCCGGCAAAGGACAGGAATTCCCCGGAGTCCTGATAGAAGACCCATTGCATGAACTTGAGCAGAAACTTGAAGAGAATGGCTCCATAACCGGCTCCCACCCCGATGAGGATGGCGAGCATGAGGTGCAGCGCCCTGCGGGCCGCGAACGGCTTTTTCAGACGATGCATGAATGGCGGGACCTGTGCTTGCGGCATGAACCCTCCGTCCTGATTATCCTGCGGCGACACGCGCCGGACATTCCCGGTACTTTTCTTGTACCGTGCATCCGCAGAGCGTGCAACGACCCGCCCTCGAAAACTTGTGCAGCCCGAGGAAAACAGGTAATCAAAGCTTCCCGAACATACGGCGCATGATTGCGCCGGACAGCCCGATGCAACCAAACAATGACTGACAGCCCGAAGAAAAACGGAACAGGGGCGACCACAGGCCGAAACCGACGCGAACCGATCGTACGCGCGGTTCCGGCTTTTTTTTGCACCAATCTTCTGCGGACAGTCGAATAAAGGAGACAACCATGGCCAAATACAGCATAAAGGAACTGACTCCCATGCCCGCCTTCGACATGATGTATTTCATGGAGATCGCCCAGGAAACCCGGCTCGATCAGGACCTGATGGAAGAATTCGAGCCTCGCTGGGACAAATGGCTGAACCATTGCAGGGCGTATCACCTCGAAAACACCCAAGGCGAAGGCAGCTTTGCCCTGCTCTTTCTGGAAGAGGAAGTGGAGGACGAGATCGAGGGCATCTGGCAGGACAGCCCGACCCACGGTCTGCTTTTTCACAGTCTGGCCATCACCATGGTCATGACCGCGGCCCAGGACCTGATCCCCGAACTGGCCAGCGGCCATTGCGCCCCGCTGCCGCGCCCGGGCAAGGGAATTCTGGACGCATTCGCGGAACTGGGGCTGACGTGGAACGACGAAGGCACGGTGAACCGCAAGTACGCGGTGCTCACCCCCTACCCCTACAATGGCGGCTGCGAAATCTGCTACATGAGTGAAACCTGTCCCAAAAGCACAGTCAGGAGCTGACGCATGACGTACACGGTCAAGGACGTTCTGAACGCACAGGTGGCCCCGGCTCTGGGATGCACCGAACCCGTTGCCATCGCCCTGTGCGCGGCTGCGGCCCGGTCCCTGATTCCCGGCGAGGATTTCGATTCCGCGGAGGTTTGGCTGGACCCCAATGTGTACAAGAACGGACTGGCCGTGACCATACCCGGCACCGGCGGACTGTCCGGACTGGACATGGCCGCCGCGCTCGGCGCATACGGAGGCGATCCCTCCCTGCGTCTGGAGGTCCTGCGCACCATCGATGAAAAGGTTGTTGAAAAGGCCCGGGCCGCGCTGAAACAGGACCGAATCAAGGTCAACCTGCTCAAGGACAAGCGCGGCCTGTTCGTTCGCTGCGAGGTCTCGGGCAACGGGCACAGGGCCGAGGCCATCATCGAAGGCCTGCACGACAACATTTCCTTCATGGCGCTGGACGGCGAACTGGTGGAAAGCCCGCTTGTCCGTCCGCGTACCGCCGAAGGCAAAAGCCCGGTTTCCGCCATGGAACTGTGGCTCAAATCCCTGACCCTGAACGATCTCATCGCCCTGACCGACCAGTTGAACGACGAGGACGTCGCGTTTCTCCGGGAAGGCGTGGACGTGAACATGCGTCTGGCCGAACAGGGACTCAAGTTCGGCATGGGGCTGGGCGTGGGCAAGACGCTGGAACGACTGGCCAGACAGGGCCTGATGCGCCGGGACATGCTTCTGGCCGCCCGCATTCTCACATCCAGTGCGGCCGACGCGCGCATGGCCGGGGCCTCCCTGCCCGCCATGAGTTCCGCCGGGTCCGGCAACCACGGCCTGACCGCCATTCTGCCCATCTGGGCGGTCAAGGACTATGTGGACAACGTGGACGAAAGGCAGGTGCTCGAAGCCATCGCCCTGAGCCACATGATCACGGCCTATGTCAAGGCGCACACCGGAAGGCTTTCCGCCATCTGCGGCTGCTCCGTGGCCGCCGGGGCCGGGGCCACCGCAGGCGTGACCTATCTGCTGGGCGGGGATGCCCGGCACATTGCCGGAGCCATCAAGAATCTCATGGAAGATCTGGCCGGAGTGATCTGCGACGGAGCCAAGGCAGGCTGTGCGCTCAAGCTCTCCACCGCGGCAGGCAATGCGGTTCAGGCCGCCCTGTTCTCGCTTCAGGGCGTGAACGTGCACCATACGGACGGCATCATCGGCCTTTCCCCGGAGGACACCATGCGCAACGTGGGCACGCTGGCCACTGACGGCATGGTGGAAACCGACCGCACCATACTGGACATCATGCTGAGCAAACGGTTCAGCGACGTGCAGTAGACTTCCCGACAACCAAACGACAAGGCCCGGAACCGCAATGCACGGTTCCGGGCCTTGTCGTTTTCCCAAAGGACGGGATCAGAAATACACGAGCTTCTGGGGAGGCGTCTTGTCCGCAAAAAAGGCTTCAACCGCAGGACGATCCGCGGAACTGATCTTCAGGTCCGAGACATTGAGCACCGAAGGCAGCCCACCATAGGTCTTGAGTGCACGATCCATGAAATCCGCATCCACGAACGCGGCCTTGATCTCGTAGACCCTGCCCCCCCATCCCACATGCAACCGCAGCAGCGGATCGCGCTCCGGGGCACGGGTTATGAGATTGCCGGTCCGCACCAGAGTCTCCACGGCCTGCTCCGGAAACATCCCGGCCCAACGGCCCAGACTCTCCCCAAAGGCCGGCATCACCGCAAGATAATAGAGATGATCGATCTTGCAGGCCACGGACCTGCCGGGCACGTTGAGCAGCCATGGTTCATCGGCAAAGGCCCGCCCCAGCCCCTTTTGCAGCCTGTCGAGATTGGCAGTGTAGTCCTTGAGCGGCATGTTTCCGCCTCCGGGCAGAAGTCCGGCGCATCCCGTTCGGGAAACGCAACAGAAAAAAACGCCCCGCAAAGCGGGGCGTCGGAACAGCTACTTCCTGAAAAACGTATCCATGTATTTCCGGTACAGGGCGTCATCCACTTCCTTGCGAATCGCCGCGGCCTTTTCCTTGCCCACCGAAGGCTCAAGAGCCTTGAGACGTTCCGGAATGATGACCTGACAATATTCCGACCGGGCAATGGCATTGTTCGACGACCTTGCATCATTGTGGACGATCTGCCAGCAGATCACCTCACGGGCCGTGAAAAAGCTGCGGTACGCGCCGACATGATCGCCGCTCTCCTCCAGACATTGCGCCTTGAGATACTCGGCATAGGCAAGATCGAGCGCAACCTTGGTATTGGCAATCGTTGCATCGAAATATTCCATGGCCCCGGCACAATCCCCCTGCTTGCGCAGTTTCGCGCCCCGGTCCAGATCCGTGATGTGGGTACCGCACCCGAGCAGCCCCATGGTCAGCACTGTGCATACAGCAAGCATCAATATCCGTTTCATCACCATCTCCGTTTGGTCTTGTTCACAGAACGCACGTAGCAACGCTCACGATTTCTTACCGCATGCACAGGATGAAGTCCACAGGCTGGACGAAGTTCCCGACAGGATCAGATATAGATGACCAGCGGGACCACCACGGGATCACGCTCCAGCACCTTGCGGAAGAAGCGGCGCAATGCGGACCGGATGCGCTCCTTGAGCTTTTCCGTGTCTCCGGGCGCAATGTTCTCGTGCACGTCCAGCACGATGCACTTGGCATCGTCCAGCACATGCATGTACTGCTGCTCGAACACGAACCCCTTGGACACGATGTCCGGGCCGACCGAGATTTCCCCGGTATCCTCGTCCACCACGAGCAGCACGATGACCATGCCTTCCCCGGCCAGCAGCATGCGCTCCTTGAGCACGGTCTGCCCAACGTCGCCCACGCCCTTGCCATCCACCAGAATCCGGGCAGCAGGGACCTCGTCCTCGAAACGGATGCCGTCCTCGTGAAAGGTCACGGGCTGGCCGTTCTCGATGACCAGAGCCCGTTCCGGGGCAACGCCGGACTCCACGGCCAGTCGCTGGTGCTTGACCAAATGCCGATATTCGCCGTGCACCGGAATGAAATACTTCGGCTTGACCGTTTCCAGCATGAGCCGCAGCTCCTCGCTGTGCGCATGACCGGAGGCGTGAATGCCCTGCACCCGTTCGTAGAGCACTTCCGCGCCCAGCCGGTACAGATTGTTGATGACCTTGGTGATGGCCTTGACATTGCCCGGAATGAAACGCGAGGACAGGATCACCAGATCGCCGGGCCGAACCGCGAGCTGGCGGTGTTCGCCCTCGGAAATCCGGGACAGCGCAGCAAGGGGTTCGCCCTGTGACCCGGTCACCAGCAGCACTATCTGATTCTCGGCATAGCTCCCGGTCTGTTCCACCTCGATGAAGGTATCCGCAGGCACGCGCAGATGCCCCTGTTCCCGGGCCAACTCGATGTTCCGCATCAGGCTGCGGCCGGAGATGGCAACCTTGCGACCTTCGGCCTCGGCCAGATCGAACACTTCCTGAATGCGCTGGATGTGACTGGAAAACAGGGAAACCAGAATGCGGCCCTTGGCCGTGCTGAAAATCTCGCGCAGGCTGGATTTGATCTCCCGTTCGGTCAGGGCAAAGCCGTCGCGCTCCACATTGGTGGAATCCGACAGCAGCAGGGTTGCCCCGGGTTCCGCAAAGCTCTTGAACGCCTGCATGTCCGTGGCATGACCGTCCAGCGGATTGCGGTCGATCTTGAAATCCCCGGTATGCACCACCCGCCCGGCCGGGGTTTCGATGCCCAGACCGTAGCCGTCAATGATGGAATGACAGACCGGGATGAAGTTGAAGGCCATGTCGCCCAGTTCGATCCGTTCTCCGGGCTTGACCACGCGCAGATCGGCCCAGCGGTCCAGATCACGTTCCTTCAGCTTGCTTTCCACAAGGCCGAGAGTGAATTTCGACCCGTACACGGGCACGTCCACGCTCTTGAGCAGCCACGGCAGCGCGCCGATATGATCCTCATGCCCGTGGGTCAGAACAATGCCCTTGAGCTTGTCCCGATTGTCCATCACCATGTCGAAACACGGGATCACCACGTCCACCCCGAACAAATAATCCTCGGGAAACATCAGGCCGCAGTCCACCATCACCATGGAGGTTTCCGTGGCGTAAAGCATACAGTTCATGCCGATTTCACCGAGTCCGCCCAGCGGATACAGCGTCAGTGGGGAAGCCATCTATTTCTCCTCGTTCCTCATTTCCCGGTAGGCGGTCATCATCATTTCCCGAAGGTCGTCCTTGAATTTGTCACGTTCCTTCAGAGTATATGCGGAAGAATCTATCACGGGAAGCGTTTTGATGCGAATGGTATGTCTGTTGTCCAGAAATCGTCCGCCCTTGGGCATGACCCTGCCGGTGTTGACCATGACGAACGGCACCACGGGCAGGCCGGACTTGAGCGCGAGGATCACCCCGCCGGACTTGAATTCCAGAAATTCATCAAGGTTGGTGTTGCGCGTGCCCTCGGGAAAGATCACCGGGCTGATGCCGCCCTTGATCTGATCCACGGCTGCGGCAAGACTCTTCATGGCCGCCCTTCTGTTGCCCCTGTCGATGGAAATGTGCCCGGCACGGGCCATGGCCTTGCCGAACAGGGGGATGTCGAACAGGGACTGCTTGGCCACGAACCGGATATGCACATCCTTTTCCAGAAACACCGCGTCCAGAATGGGAATGTCCAGATTGCTCTGATGATTGCCGATGAGTACGTAATGCCCGCCCGGTTCAATGGAACTG
Above is a window of Pseudodesulfovibrio tunisiensis DNA encoding:
- a CDS encoding lysophospholipid acyltransferase family protein, which translates into the protein MLHRILFSLLLIPVTIYYSIKMLLVDSARSTQEQEDAPALQWGRQLIRLGGLRIDADLSSIEPGGHYVLIGNHQSNLDIPILDAVFLEKDVHIRFVAKQSLFDIPLFGKAMARAGHISIDRGNRRAAMKSLAAAVDQIKGGISPVIFPEGTRNTNLDEFLEFKSGGVILALKSGLPVVPFVMVNTGRVMPKGGRFLDNRHTIRIKTLPVIDSSAYTLKERDKFKDDLREMMMTAYREMRNEEK
- a CDS encoding ribonuclease J, whose amino-acid sequence is MASPLTLYPLGGLGEIGMNCMLYATETSMVMVDCGLMFPEDYLFGVDVVIPCFDMVMDNRDKLKGIVLTHGHEDHIGALPWLLKSVDVPVYGSKFTLGLVESKLKERDLDRWADLRVVKPGERIELGDMAFNFIPVCHSIIDGYGLGIETPAGRVVHTGDFKIDRNPLDGHATDMQAFKSFAEPGATLLLSDSTNVERDGFALTEREIKSSLREIFSTAKGRILVSLFSSHIQRIQEVFDLAEAEGRKVAISGRSLMRNIELAREQGHLRVPADTFIEVEQTGSYAENQIVLLVTGSQGEPLAALSRISEGEHRQLAVRPGDLVILSSRFIPGNVKAITKVINNLYRLGAEVLYERVQGIHASGHAHSEELRLMLETVKPKYFIPVHGEYRHLVKHQRLAVESGVAPERALVIENGQPVTFHEDGIRFEDEVPAARILVDGKGVGDVGQTVLKERMLLAGEGMVIVLLVVDEDTGEISVGPDIVSKGFVFEQQYMHVLDDAKCIVLDVHENIAPGDTEKLKERIRSALRRFFRKVLERDPVVVPLVIYI